ACGATCAGCCACAATACGGCAAATTTGTGTACTTACTTGCGAATTTACCAGCGCCGGCGCAGTGTGGGCATTACCATCGGCCAGTACTGTGTCGACGTAATAAGAATAACTGCATGCTCTGCAATTTGTTCGAGCGGTAATAGCCCAATAAACACTGGCGGACTTTTAGACATCTGAATACTTATCTTTCTTGAGAGCTCTTTAAGATTTTCTAAAAGTCTTCAAATTGATAGCTTTTAGGTCATAGAAAAGGGTCAACAAACTTATTAGATGTCTTATGAATTATCTTTTTTAAGAGTTCTTTTAGAATTTCTTAAAGTAGTCGACTTGACGACTTTTTCAGAGATAAGTATTGATGAACTAAAATAGTATTCATTAAAGATCACTTTCAGACACCTTTTTGACATTTCCTTTAAGACTTTTTTGTAGAAAAAAGTTTCAGAAATATCTTATATGAGAGCGCTTAAAGATTGCTTTAAAGTGATTATATTAGATATCTTTTAGATAAGTTGTGTATgacaaaatttgaaatacaTTCATAGTTTTCTAAAAGTTGTCTAATTGACGTCTTTTTCCGCCATGTTTCCTGTCTAAGAGTCGTCAAAGTTGTTCTAAAAAATGATGGCTTAAAGAGCGCCTAAGCAAGATGACTGTAAGAGTCTCATAAAAAGCTGTCAAAAAGCTGTCTGCTAATATAgctaaaatttttatacaaaatctcttctgaaagtgtacaaaaagtGTGCAGAAAGATATCTCCGGGTAAAAAAAGTGACTATTGTGGAGCTGCCGTCAGGTGGTGTCCGGTTTTTCTCACTCGCAAGCGGTAAGAATCTATGgtagtgtgtatatataagaTGGTACAagctataattatatattataaaataatacgtcTGCATGAATGTAGGCGTATGCGTTTAGCGGCGCGTTGCGTTTAGGATTCGGCATTTGGAActgtaatttattataaagtgtatgtaaattaaataaataacccAAGAAACAAACAAGTATTCTAAAAGCGTACTTAAAGATAACTTTGTCTAGGTAAACGGATGCTTTCAAGAAATTCTGAAAAGAATCGTTTAAGATGGCTTATATAGGTTGCGGAGTGTCCAGTCGAAAGGTATCTTTATGGAGACGCAAAGCTCTTAAAGTGATCTTTACGATGGCTTCAAGattacatttataatttctgaAAGATATCTTTGCGAATGTATAAAGATACCTTTCGGTTGAACATTCAGCAACCTATAAGCCATCTTAAATGATTACTGTCAGAATTTCTTTAAGACGTCTGTTTACCCAGAGAAAGTCATCTTTAAGTGCGCTTTTAGAAAACTTGTTGTTTATTGGGTAAAAGTCTAATCTGACTGgactactatatatatatgtataatatactgCTCGGCCAGGTGGGCATCGTACTGTCAAGCTGTATTCCGATATATGAAAACTATCATAAGTTCGcacttttgactgataattaaCTCTCTTGTCGAGAGAAGCTTATTGTAATTCAGTCATTCGCAGAATTGCTTGATTAATGTTTCTAATGGTTTATTAAAAGGTTTATTTTTGctcatagtttttttttccaaaaatcaGTCTTTTTCTATGTCCAAAATGCTGAAAACCTTTTATTAGACATCGGAGCATTAATCTTTGTCCATCTTGGATTAATAATAACATTCAACACTGATTTTCTGGCTTTAGTCAAAACCTAGTGCGCGAGAATTTTGCAAGTAACCCCATTAtttaatgattatttgcaatattttatttaaaaaattattacgaaAGTTGCTAAAGATTTATATATCTTACTCTTGTGCGAAATTTgacaaaatattacaattaaataaaaaaatccaaacaaatagttgaaaaaaatatgttgTCATTATAGATTCATATAAgccatattattttattaatattttgtcaATTATATGCAAATCAACACTTACTATAAGAAACattatatttagaaaattttgtcGATGGAAAATTTCAGCAGGTTAATATggtaatagtaaaaaaaattgttgaaaatagttaacgatattattttgttaatattttgtCATACTATATTTCTACACTAATACTTAAATTTAAtatgtgctactcttcgtagggagcgacgatataataACCAACGTCAAATCACGCGTGAAAAAGTAAGAATCCACTTCATATTCCACATTTCCCTCGACCCGTCAGACAACTCCACGCAACATTATTCAGCGCGCATATAGAGCTCGttcaaaagaatttttaattataattaacgtAACTCCCTGACGCTCACGAACTTTATACACATGTGCTCGAGTGATTCACAGCACAACGTCTTCAAGAGCTGTACACTATATAGCTCGGCGTTATAACAGTCGCGCGCAATCTGACCAGTCCGCTAACTGCTAATTAAAGAAACAAATTGTAGAAATGACCGTTAAACGCGGCATAAATTACAAAGTCAGCGTGTAAATGCACCGGCTTACGCGCGTCATTTAAATCGCAAAATATTTGTTTGGCGCACTTTTCAGTGATAATTAGTAGATTGGACAAGAAAACTGATTGCGAGCGTGTTTCTTAGCGTCTTACGATCAGCCTGAATACGGCAAGCATTATTTTGTACTTAGTAATTGAGTAAGGTAATCGCTTTTCTGAttgatatatattatatattattgccataataaataaatacataaaaatacgtgatggttaaaaaatataaggaAATTGAATGTTTATACAAAAGAAGCGGAAAGAGAGGCGCGACTCGTAAAAAAGTGGAGTGATAATAATATTGCTTGATCATTCTCTAATGTAACACAGCACGCGactgaaaaaagtttataagaTCGCGATCGAGTGTGCTGCTTTTTAAACTATGAGAAGATTGCTGATGATGACTTAGTTGCTATCGCGATGCTGCTTGAATCGCGAATGCTCGTCGGCGGCGTCCCTCTGGCTGGGCGAAGGGGAGGTCGGGCAACTCTTGGACATCTCGTCCGCTGGCTGCAGGATGTCTACGAGTAGACTCTGCCGGCACAGCATCGAGACCGTGCCCATCTTCGAAGTTTCTTTGTCTTTATCTTTGTCCTTGTCCTTCAGTTTCTTCAGCTTGGCTCTGCGGAATTTGCTGGCGATCTTGCTGAGCGTGCCCGTGAACTCGGCTGCGGTGGCCGCCGTCTTGCTCTGGCGGAGCCTCTCGAAGGTGCTCGGGTCGACGTTGATCATGCCCGCGCTGGCAGACTTGTCGGAGAGGTCTAGGTTCGAGCCACGCTCTTGCATCGAAGGGTCGTGCGAATAGCAACTCGGGCCGCGCGACAGGAACTCGTCCTTGGCCTTCTTGATGCGCTGCGCTCTCAGACGCAGTGGCGTTGCGTCCGGAGATGCAGCTTCCGACGCTGCGGTTTCGCTCTTGCTCATGATCGGTAGCGTCTTGAACTCCTGCACCAAGGACTGCTTGATGTTGCTGAATATCTCGGGGTTCTTGTTTTGCAAGCTGCTCTTCCTCCCTGTTGTCTGAGGGTGAACCAGCCCAGCGCTCGCGCTCTTCTCCAGCGGCGTTGTCCTGTAAACTCCGGCAGCCGAGAGCGGCGAGATTGCCCGACGCACCTCCTCCTGGTAGCGCTCCATCTGCGTCCGGACGCGACGTTCGCTGCTGGGCGAGCGCCAGATGGGTGAGCCACTCCCGCTGCTCGCGGGGCTGCCCGCGTCCTCTTGCAGCTTCTGATTGTAGCGCTGGATCATCATGCGAATGCTTGGAGCCGTTTCCTTCGGCGACGAACGTCGGTACTCCTTGCGGCAGAGAATTGGCGACTGTGGAAGTGGAGGTCTGCAGTCGACGCTCGAGCGACTTTGCTGGATCTCTGCTGGTGCTGCGGCTGCTGAACTTTCCGAGGAGGCTGTTAGTTGCTCGACGTCCTTGCTGCGACGACTGAACGGCGAGAAGATTATGCGCTTCGTTTTGACGAAGACGCTTCGCGAGTCCGACGATTTTCCAGTCTTATTGCTCGGCGATTTGCTGGACTCGTCAGAGTTAGCGATTTGCGAGATCCGCTCGTTTGATGCCGTGGGCACGACGATTTTGTTGAGCGTACTCTCGTTGATGATGATTCTCTCTACGCTTGGCGTTTCCGGGAAGGGCGAGACGGTTAGAGCATCCGAGTTGGCTTCTACTTTCTTGGACGAGCTTTCTTCTACCATCCCGGTCGATTCTTGCCATTTGTAGCCTACTTGGGTATCCGTCAGTCTTCGAGTTTTCAATACCTTTCTCTGCCGGCGGATCTCGCTGCCGACAGTTATCACTACTTCGTTTCCGTCGACGCTATCTGCAGAATCAACAGGTAAAAGCGGGCAGCTTATAAAAAATAGTTCGAAccgcacgaaaaaaaaaatggatcGAACCTTCGGTTATGTCGCTAGGACGAGGGAACTCGATTTTTGACGCAGCTCCGCAGCCGGGCGTCGCGGATGATTCTTCCTAAAACATAGATTCAAAAGCTGTAGTAACACCCTCGAGCTTTGTGATATAGGTATATTCATCAGACACAGCTTACCTGCACTTTCGGCGCTGTCCTTTCGCCAAAACTCGTGCCGGCCGATGGTTCCATATCCACACTGTGACTAGACTCCTCTTCTAGAACGAGAAGATTCTATTTtggaatttataatttaaatctTAAATTAAGCTCTTATACCTATATGCGAGGCTGGCGCTTCCTCCTCGATGATCGTTTCGCAAATATTGATATCACTCGGCTCGAACAATCTAACAGAAAGAACGTGCACGCATACAGTGGGTACAGAAATGGGGATTCCTTAAATTACCGCGGTAAATAATTGTAGTTGATCGTCGTTACCGTTTTCTGTTTTCGTCGTTCGTCGCTTCATCGACCTGAGTGATGCGTATTTGCGATGGTACCGGAGTAACGCTGACATGTTCCTGCAAGCTGTTCTCGATACTTTCCGTTTGGACGTCCCGGATCTGCGAAATCCTGTGCTTTCTGATTCtctaaaagtgaaaaaaatcgatttcacACGTGATCATAAATACACGGTCGaataacaatatatatatatatatatatatataacacgtTCTCACGTGATGCGCTTCTCCGGCCTGTATAAGAATAACAGGCGATGGCTCGCGACTGGCAGTCACTGTGCCAAGCGGTATGGCAATGCTGGTCGTTTCGCTGGCGGTGACGCAATAAACCGGAGTCTGTTGTGGTTGGAACTTGGCCATAGGGCTCGCGGTCTCTTCTATAACATCCTCGATGTCAACGATCACGGCTTCCGGCTCGGAATCGTCCAAAGCAGCCAATAACTCTTCGGACATTTCCTCCTCGCCGATCGTTTGCTTCGAGTCTATGCGCAGTTTAGCTGGGTTTGTTTGAAAGCAGAGTATAGAATCAATGTATACAAGACCTATGCGTAATCGGCAATCAATCATACGGTAAGTTGATCGGATACAAACCATCGTTTTCTAAATTCGTTGCGTCGTTCAAGGATAGACTCGATGGCTGTCGAATCGGGGTGTTATCTCGTAGGCTGGTCTCCACGACGCTGCTCATGGACTTGGAACGTTTCAGAGTTTGCGGACCCTTTTCGCCTAAAGGCAGCGCCAAACATTATGATTCCGAGCTTGGAGTGATTCAGCTAATTTGCATAATATACACTTACGATTCGACTCGTCGCTCCTGTCCGCCGGGGTGATTTTGAACGTTGGATTGAGCAACTGAAAGGTGGAGTATTCAGGAGCGATACCTTGACTCTTTTCCCACTCGTACAATTTCCGCGTGAATTCTTGCGAAATGCCTTGGAATCTGTAGAAGCCCGTCGACGTGTGAACGAGCACTTCCCGTTTGTCGGCCGTTAAGTCGCAAATGCGATTGATTTCGTTGAGCCTGAGAACGCAAATTTCGATCAGTTAAACAGTAAAGTACTACAATAGATACAACAGACACATACCTGTACCCTGACTTCTTGTCGAGCAGTTTCTCCCGCTGCTTCTCGATGAGCTTCTGCTCTCGCTCGACCATAGAAATGATGTTATCCAGCGGCGTGAACTCTTTGTCGTCGACGACGCAGCCTCTTCGTGGAATATTCGGGGAAAGGGACTCCGTGGTGCAGCTGGAGGATCGCCTCTCGCTTTGGTCCTCGTCCGAACGCGCCGCCGTCGTTGCCGACTTGATCTTCTTCCACTCGTCCATCTTCCTCAAGAACTCCTCGGACAGGTGCGGTTTTCCTGCAAATCCGCAGAGTGCAGCATATGAGTAACTTTGCAAATTTAGGTTATAAATTACACAGAGTAACGAACCTGAATCCTGCGAATCCGCCGTCGGAGCAGTCTTCCCATCGGTTTTCGTGGCGGTGCGCCAGATCTGCCAGTCGGTGAGGCGTCTCCGgaagagctgctgctgttcggGTGAAGTTGTCCCGGGCGACGTCTTCTTCATGCGCTTCCACTCCTGCAGCTTCTTCTTGAACTCGGGGGTGAGCTGTTCCTCGCCCATGAGTAGAGCGTTGGCCGAGTCCTTGTCCTTGGGCGAGCTCGTGGCGGTTCGCGCTGAGCCATTTTTGCTGCTTCCCTTCTCCCACTCGCTGAGCTTGTCGTTGAGGATCTGGTGGTAGTTTGGACTGTTCCCCGTCGATGCGGCATCGACGCTCTTCTCCAAGTCCTCGACGCTCGCGCTGTAGAAGCTTCGGCCAGTTTCGCCATCTGTAGGTGTAACGAAATTACATTGCCGTGCTGTACTTCAGTagtcttcattttttttcacgatcaacatgttttgaggttatttcGGCAGAGGCTGGCATCGGCGATGCAGCCGTTAAAATTCTTGGTGTCGCCCGGAAATTCGAAGTTTATCACGGGACGGAATCGTCAAACAGGCCTGCGGTTACTTGGTTCGCAATGCAACGTTGCGCAGAGCGGAGAGAAGAGCGAGGATTGCAAAATCGTTCCTGTGAGTATATAACCTCTGTCCCGCGAGTCAATATGTATATGGAAAAAACGTATTGGTTATAAGTAGCAGTGTTGGAGCGAGAGGAACGCGGCGGACGCCTACGAGCGAGAGCTGACCCAGGTGCGCAAGAAGGCGATCGACCTCCAGATCCTGACAAAAAACTCGTGCAAATCTCTGTTGGATTCGATGAACGCAGTGGACAATGAACCTTCACCCGAATTGCGTCAACTGGACTTGGAAATCGAGCGGAAGATCCGCGAGATAAGCAGCATGAGCCTCGTCTGCGGCGCCAGAAAACGACTCGAGAGCTACGCCCTGGCCGAGAAGGTCGCCGCGAACCTGCAGGTTTGTACAAGTTCAGGTTCATCATAACTAGAAATGAAGTGTATATCGCAcgtttgtatataggtgtggCTCTGCGGAAACGCGGCTGGCGTGCGTTGCGTCGAGTGTCGCCTCGGAGAGCTGGAGTGTCGGATTCGCGAGCGCACCGACACGGCCGTGGAGATGGTGCGCACCTGCAGGGGCTGCGTCTCGAGCCAAGCGCTTCTGAGCTGCCTCGGCGATGCCAGCGCCGCAGCGGCTCGCCTGCTGGAGACTGGCGAGGAGCACGTGAAAAGCGAGGTGGACAACGTCGAGCAGCTCTGTGACCGGTTCAGACTCGAGAACGCGAAGGAACGGGAGAGGGTCACGAGTCCCCTTGTCAGCGAGCTCGCCTCCTTCGATCGAGACTTGGACAGCTGCATCGAGGAGCTAGACTCTGCTACTGACCGTCGAAGAAAGCGGTAGACATCCTGCTGCTGGGACTGGCCGGGACGGAGACGGTGGCGGTAGCCGGGCCCGAGAGGAAGGCCCGCTTGACCTTGTTCCACTTGGAGTCCTGCCTGTGAAGCTGCCTCGGCTGATGCGTCGCGTCGTCCGTCGACGGCGAGTTGTTGTTGTCGTTGCTCGTCGAAGCCGCGGACTCTGGCGACGAGAGGAGGCTGCGCAGCTCCTCGCTCGACGGCACCGTGATCCTCAGGGTAGGGGTCAGTCGcagatgctgctgctgggcgATCCTCTCCGCGTCCTGGAGCAGCGTGTCCGCCGACGAGTCGAGACTGCTCGACAGCGAGTAGCCGTCCTCGCTGCGGATGCTGCCCCGGTTGATCCTCTCTCGGCGCGACTGGATCATATCCTTGACCATGGCCCAGGGAGTTTTGGCAGCTGTTGCTCTCGTTTCCTGCGCAGTCAGTAGGCCGGCTCTTTTACATGTACTGTCGATTCACCGGATTCAATAAAGCGCACGCGACGTTCAACGCAGAAAcataacgtgtaaataagaGTGTCATAATTTACGTTTGCTCGCGGAGCGACGGCGGCTTCCGTGTTACTGGGCCTCAAGCTCGATCTCGGGAGCTTCGGGTAGAGCTCGTCGGTCGAGGACGACGGCGAGGACGAGGCCGAGGCGGTGGAGTAGGACAGGTTGACGGTGCAGCCGGGCGAAGGTGGGCCGCCGCTGCCGGAGCTCTCCGTGCTGACGGCGGGAGGAGGCCTGAGGAACCTGTCCTGCTCGAGGAAGGCCGCGGCGGCTCGCTCCCATCGGAAGGCTGCTTTGACCTTGGTCCACTTGCTGACCTTGGGCGAGCAGGGCGCCTGGGCTATCGAGTGCCGCTTGGCCGCTTGACGCGACTCGTACTGCAAGTGACAGCTGGAGCGCTTGTTGCTCGACGCTGCTGCTCGCAGAAGAGGCCGCGCCTCCGTGCCGATCGACCTGCTGCGCTGACGGCAGCCCCTCTGCAAAGCGCGTCGATGATATAATTTTACAACTTTACGTATCGTACTTGGTGTGTAAAGCAGAGCTTTTATCTTGGACGCAAAGTACTTCTTTTTCGTCACACGTGCGTAAAATCCAACTTTACGCCCCAGTAGCTAAAAGCGCCATTTACGCACAGTTTCCGCATAAATTCTGATAACATAAAATTTCACTTGCCTTATTATTACTAACATTACTACTATTATTACTgggagcagcagcgccgcagGGAGTGGACTCGAGCAGCGAGCCAAGCAGCGATTCAGCGAACGCAAGCTCCCCCTCGTCAGCGGGCAGGGCCAGTCCAGTCCTCTCGAGCCGCCGCTGAGCTTTGATCCGCTCGAGCTCCCGAACTCTACTGAAAAGCCTGGCATTCTTCGAGCGCAGCTCGAGTATCTGCTCGACGAGCGAATGCAGCCGGTCCAGCTGTTGAAAGCTGCTGATGCAGGTTGAAGCTACGGGCTCCGGAGGTGGGCTCGGCAGCCTACTGACAGGCTCGTAACGACGCCGCCTCTTGCGCactgccgccgccgttgcCCCGTCCTGCAACCGATGGTGCACTTTGCCCGCACTGGGGCTCCTCTTCTCGGCCATCAACGGCGCCCAAATCACGCGGCCATCGTTGTATTCTTACACGCGCTCAACAACTCCCGTGTCCGAACTACGTCTCGTGCCGATTTCcgcccgctgctgctgctgctgcactcgcGCTGCTATTTTCGGCGGGGCCGACTGCCGCGAGAGGAAGAGCAGCCGACATATTTCCGAACGGCGACGGGACTTTTCGGATTTTGCCGCGAGACCGGAACACGATTTTGTTGTACACCTcgcgaaattttttatttttttttttttttacggctACTTAATACTTATGCTTCGCTCGTAAGAGCTTTGTAACGAGCGGTACGAGGATTCGAATTTCGCGACGAGCGCCTGGTAGCCACTAACGACGATGGCCGCGTGTGCACAAGTGCGGGAGCTTGAAAAGCTGCttccgagtgagagagagagagagagagagagaactgttGCCGCCGCGCGCTACGACGAAAATAGCCCGCGACGCGGAAACGGAGCTTGCTCCGGCGGTCAAATTCTTCTTCTCGTGCTTTTGGATACCGCTGCCTATATACCTAACTCTGTTTATTTACAAACGAGAGCTTCTGCGATCATCGCCGTCCAGTAGCGGCTACATCCGTGTTTACGCGCGCGCTTTACACCTGTGTAGCAGATATCACCGATTAAAACTATGTATAATCACTGCTAACGACTCTTTTTAGGGGGAAAAAATGTAGGTCGATATCCTACGGTCTTTTATTCATCTGCCGCTGATGTTTATTTTAGTCGGCTGCTTATAATACATCTCGCGACCACAATGGAACGGGCATCTATATACTGGAAAACGGAAATAAACAATCGGCTAAAAATAA
The sequence above is drawn from the Nasonia vitripennis strain AsymCx chromosome 4, Nvit_psr_1.1, whole genome shotgun sequence genome and encodes:
- the LOC103317516 gene encoding uncharacterized protein LOC103317516 isoform X2 — protein: MQPLKFLVSPGNSKFITGRNRQTGLRLLGSQCNVAQSGEKSEDCKIVPCWSERNAADAYERELTQVRKKAIDLQILTKNSCKSLLDSMNAVDNEPSPELRQLDLEIERKIREISSMSLVCGARKRLESYALAEKVAANLQVWLCGNAAGVRCVECRLGELECRIRERTDTAVEMVRTCRGCVSSQALLSCLGDASAAAARLLETGEEHVKSEVDNVEQLCDRFRLENAKERERVTSPLVSELASFDRDLDSCIEELDSATDRRRKR
- the LOC103317516 gene encoding uncharacterized protein LOC103317516 isoform X1, producing MQPLKFLVSPGNSKFITGRNRQTGLRLLGSQCNVAQSGEKSEDCKIVPQCWSERNAADAYERELTQVRKKAIDLQILTKNSCKSLLDSMNAVDNEPSPELRQLDLEIERKIREISSMSLVCGARKRLESYALAEKVAANLQVWLCGNAAGVRCVECRLGELECRIRERTDTAVEMVRTCRGCVSSQALLSCLGDASAAAARLLETGEEHVKSEVDNVEQLCDRFRLENAKERERVTSPLVSELASFDRDLDSCIEELDSATDRRRKR
- the LOC100677910 gene encoding uncharacterized protein LOC100677910 is translated as MAEKRSPSAGKVHHRLQDGATAAAVRKRRRRYEPVSRLPSPPPEPVASTCISSFQQLDRLHSLVEQILELRSKNARLFSRVRELERIKAQRRLERTGLALPADEGELAFAESLLGSLLESTPCGAAAPSNNSSNVSNNKRGCRQRSRSIGTEARPLLRAAASSNKRSSCHLQYESRQAAKRHSIAQAPCSPKVSKWTKVKAAFRWERAAAAFLEQDRFLRPPPAVSTESSGSGGPPSPGCTVNLSYSTASASSSPSSSTDELYPKLPRSSLRPSNTEAAVAPRANETRATAAKTPWAMVKDMIQSRRERINRGSIRSEDGYSLSSSLDSSADTLLQDAERIAQQQHLRLTPTLRITVPSSEELRSLLSSPESAASTSNDNNNSPSTDDATHQPRQLHRQDSKWNKVKRAFLSGPATATVSVPASPSSRMSTAFFDDGETGRSFYSASVEDLEKSVDAASTGNSPNYHQILNDKLSEWEKGSSKNGSARTATSSPKDKDSANALLMGEEQLTPEFKKKLQEWKRMKKTSPGTTSPEQQQLFRRRLTDWQIWRTATKTDGKTAPTADSQDSGKPHLSEEFLRKMDEWKKIKSATTAARSDEDQSERRSSSCTTESLSPNIPRRGCVVDDKEFTPLDNIISMVEREQKLIEKQREKLLDKKSGYRLNEINRICDLTADKREVLVHTSTGFYRFQGISQEFTRKLYEWEKSQGIAPEYSTFQLLNPTFKITPADRSDESNREKGPQTLKRSKSMSSVVETSLRDNTPIRQPSSLSLNDATNLENDAKLRIDSKQTIGEEEMSEELLAALDDSEPEAVIVDIEDVIEETASPMAKFQPQQTPVYCVTASETTSIAIPLGTVTASREPSPVILIQAGEAHHRIRKHRISQIRDVQTESIENSLQEHVSVTPVPSQIRITQVDEATNDENRKRLFEPSDINICETIIEEEAPASHIEEESSHSVDMEPSAGTSFGERTAPKVQEESSATPGCGAASKIEFPRPSDITEDSVDGNEVVITVGSEIRRQRKVLKTRRLTDTQVGYKWQESTGMVEESSSKKVEANSDALTVSPFPETPSVERIIINESTLNKIVVPTASNERISQIANSDESSKSPSNKTGKSSDSRSVFVKTKRIIFSPFSRRSKDVEQLTASSESSAAAAPAEIQQSRSSVDCRPPLPQSPILCRKEYRRSSPKETAPSIRMMIQRYNQKLQEDAGSPASSGSGSPIWRSPSSERRVRTQMERYQEEVRRAISPLSAAGVYRTTPLEKSASAGLVHPQTTGRKSSLQNKNPEIFSNIKQSLVQEFKTLPIMSKSETAASEAASPDATPLRLRAQRIKKAKDEFLSRGPSCYSHDPSMQERGSNLDLSDKSASAGMINVDPSTFERLRQSKTAATAAEFTGTLSKIASKFRRAKLKKLKDKDKDKDKETSKMGTVSMLCRQSLLVDILQPADEMSKSCPTSPSPSQRDAADEHSRFKQHRDSN